In Schistocerca americana isolate TAMUIC-IGC-003095 chromosome 7, iqSchAmer2.1, whole genome shotgun sequence, a single genomic region encodes these proteins:
- the LOC124623121 gene encoding prostaglandin reductase 1-like has product MVADNSEGVELNGNSDKKEFVTANANALIKASEDVARIVESRAAGFPVGRYVVGYWGWRDRTVADVGPDAPYFMSPAMLVPDLGELPLSLSLGVLGMPGITAYFGLLEVCKPKKGEVAVVSGAAGAVGSIVGHIARLKGCKVIGFAGSDAKVKWLKEELGFHHAFNYKTNDVTEALKQAAPDGVDVYFDNVGGELSSAVINSMREWGRISGYNESNLPKATIIQPAAIFKQLRMEGFLYSRWHNRWEEGITQLTQWVREGKIKYRETVTEGFQNTPKAFAGMLQGDNLGKAVVKV; this is encoded by the exons atggtagcagataattcagagggtgtggagttaaatggaaatagcGATAAGAAAGAATTTgttacagcaaatgcgaatgcgttaatcaaggctagtgaagat GTGGCCCGCATCGTGGAGAGCCGTGCTGCGGGCTTCCCCGTGGGGCGGTACGTGGTCGGCTACTGGGGATGGCGCGACCGCACCGTGGCCGATGTGGGGCCGGACGCGCCCTACTTCATGTCTCCGGCCATGCTGGTGCCAGACCTGGGGGAgctgcccctctccctctctctgggggTGCTGGGCATGCCTGGAATCACGGCCTACTTTGGACTGCTTGAGGTCTGCAAGCCAAAGAAGGGAGAGGTCGCCGTAGTCAGTGGGGCAGCAGGTGCTGTGGGGTCCATAGTCGGGCATATAGCGCGCCTCAAGGGGTGCAAAGTAATTGGCTTCGCGGGATCAGACGCTAAG GTGAAGTGGCTGAAAGAGGAGTTGGGATTCCATCACGCATTTAACTACAAGACAAATGACGTCACAGAGGCGCTGAAGCAGGCGGCACCTGACGGCGTCGACGTGTACTTCGACAACGTGGGCGGCGAGCTGAGCAGCGCAGTCATCAACAGCATGCGAGAGTGGGGCCGCATATCTGGATACAACGAATCTAACCTCCCGAAGGCTACCATCATCCAGCCCGCAGCCATATTCAAGCAGCTCCGCATGGAGGGGTTCCTGTATTCACGGTGGCACAACCGCTGGGAAGAGGGCATTACCCAGCTGACGCAGTGGGTCCGAGAGGGAAAAATCAAATACCGTGAGACTGTAACAGAAGGGTTTCAAAACACCCCCAAAGCCTTCGCCGGTATGCTGCAGGGTGACAACTTGGGGAAGGCTGTTGTTAAAGTGTGA